Proteins from a genomic interval of Trifolium pratense cultivar HEN17-A07 linkage group LG6, ARS_RC_1.1, whole genome shotgun sequence:
- the LOC123890257 gene encoding calcium homeostasis endoplasmic reticulum protein isoform X1: MERPNHDYAAASAMAYAQQQRPAANMQQQQQFGFHPQHQQFPSAMHAPPFIPPGPGAAHPSMQQFPFHHAMQQQQQLQQLHHHGPPPPHLLLQQQQQHQAPPAFPSHYPPHLAPSPFFDSAPPPVAPPSDPELHKRIDKLVEYAVKNGPEFEAMICEKQRDNPSYSFLFGGEGNAYYRFKLWLSSRPPNGPFNQPFPPSSMSMIHPSPNPMMSPSLSGPPLNPAGIGSSPSLLGPPPFPQFYDQQHLHQHPQSFGLHGRPEYDQSSKSFKGLSGPLPSDVAMELSNVLNSLNGTKESIKGAKLWFMQRAPFAPALTETLRDRVFALDDVERQLHIIYLANDILFDSLNRRTSVHDLDNEALAFKPVLGAMLARIYHNPQSNEEYRKRLQQMVEFWASKEVYDQETISLMKGEMIGGPQTNSFPAIAKDLSSASADSGAGILQTPSHLIPQWQTDRISSGSIVLDQDRPDKLMGQSMAAQQFLSNSAPPSVFPGSMSIPSSVQPTNQPPGAHLLPPPSSGTGEQLPPYPLFPPGLIPGMVRKMQIGSGVPYSPMSPLDIPTMIPPSTVPPSEILQRVSKFFKEIGEVNPSEGPMNSESRDEDDEYDGEYERESQVRKGGACIPPPPNLQQIDPETGTYADGSVDRKPGSSGSGRLGLGATADPNEVSQYDDVYSSYRKQRSTNYHTSMSARATVK; the protein is encoded by the exons ATGGAACGTCCAAATCATGATTATGCAGCTGCGTCTGCTATGGCATATGCTCAGCAACAACGACCGGCTGCTAATATGCAGCAACAGCAGCAGTTTGGATTTCATCCTCAACATCAACAGTTTCCTTCGGCAATGCACGCCCCACCTTTTATACCCCCAGGTCCCGGTGCTGCACACCCCTCTATGCAGCAGTTTCCATTTCATCATGCAATGCAGCAGCAACAGCAACTTCAGCAGTTGCACCATCATGGTCCTCCTCCACCTCATCTTCTTCTCCAGCAACAGCAGCAGCACCAAGCACCGCCTGCGTTCCCTTCTCATTATCCTCCTCATCTTGCTCCATCACCGTTTTTTGACTCTGCTCCACCCCCAGTTGCTCCTCCTTCTGATCCTGAGCTTCACAAGAGAATTGACAAACTTGTTGAGTATGCGGTGAAAAATGGGCCTGAATTTGAAGCCATGATTTGTGAAAAGCAACGAGATAATCCTTCTTATAGTTTTCTCTTTGGCGGGGAGGGCAATGCTTACTACCGTTTTAAGCTTTGGTTATCATCTCGACCCCCGAATGGTCCATTCAACCAACCATTTCCACCGTCTTCCATGTCAATGATCCATCCCTCACCAAATCCAATGATGAGCCCATCTCTTAGTGGTCCTCCACTGAATCCAGCTGGAATTGGATCTTCACCTTCATTGCTAGGCCCGCCTCCTTTCCCACAGTTCTATGATCAACAACACCTCCATCAACATCCTCAGTCTTTTGGGCTTCATGGTCGACCTGAGTATGATCAGTCATCTAAGTCTTTCAAAGGGCTCTCTGGACCACTTCCATCTGATGTTGCAATGGAACTGAGTAATGTTCTTAACAGTTTGAATGGTACAAAAGAATCCATTAAAGGTGCCAAACTTTGGTTCATGCAGAGAGCTCCATTTGCACCAGCTCTAACTGAGACTCTTCGAGATAGGGTATTTGCATTGGATGACGTTGAGAGACAGTTACATATAATATACCTTGCAAACGACATTCTTTTTGACAG CTTAAATCGGAGGACCAGCGTTCATGACCTGGACAATGAGGCCCTTGCGTTTAAACCTGTTTTAGGCGCTATGCTCGCAAGAATTTATCATAATCCACAAAGTAATGAAGAATATAGGAAAAGATTGCAGCAGATGGTGGAGTTCTGGGCTTCTAAAGAGGTATATGATCAAGAGACTATATCTTTAATGAAGGGTGAGATGATTGGTGGGCCACAGACAAATTCTTTTCCTGCAATAGCAAAGGACTTATCCTCTGCTTCAGCAGATTCAGGTGCAG GAATACTTCAGACTCCAAGCCATCTTATCCCGCAGTGGCAAACTGATAGAATAAGCTCCGGTTCAATTGTCTTAGATCAAGATCGTCCTGATAAACTTATGGGGCAATCCATGGCAGCTCAGCAATTTCTTTCAAATTCTGCTCCTCCCAGTGTCTTTCCAGGGTCCATGAGTATACCATCTTCTGTTCAACCAACTAATCAACCTCCTGGAGCACATTTATTGCCTCCTCCATCTTCCGGAACAGGCGAACAATTACCTCCGTATCCACTGTTCCCGCCTGGCCTCATTCCTGGAATGGTTAGAAAGATGCAGATTGGTAGTGGTGTCCCTTATTCTCCTATGAGCCCTTTGGATATCCCAACTATGATACCACCGTCAACTGTACCACCATCAGAAATTCTTCAAAGAGTGtccaaattttttaaagaaattggaGAGGTAAATCCTTCTGAGGGTCCTATGAATTCTGAATCAagagatgaagatgatgaatacGATGGAGAATATGAGAGAGAATCTCAAGTGCGAAAGGGAGGTGCTTGCATACCTCCACCCCCAAACTTGCAGCAGATTGATCCAGAGACAGGGACCTATGCCGACGGGAGTGTAGATCGGAAGCCAGGATCAAGTGGCTCGGGAAGGTTGGGACTTGGCGCCACGGCGGATCCAAATGAGGTGAGTCAGTATGATGATGTATATTCATCTTACAGGAAGCAAAGAAGCACAAATTATCATACATCAATGAGTGCTAGAGCAACAGTGAAATGA
- the LOC123890257 gene encoding calcium homeostasis endoplasmic reticulum protein isoform X2 yields MERPNHDYAAASAMAYAQQQRPAANMQQQQQFGFHPQHQQFPSAMHAPPFIPPGPGAAHPSMQQFPFHHAMQQQQQLQQLHHHGPPPPHLLLQQQQQHQAPPAFPSHYPPHLAPSPFFDSAPPPVAPPSDPELHKRIDKLVEYAVKNGPEFEAMICEKQRDNPSYSFLFGGEGNAYYRFKLWLSSRPPNGPFNQPFPPSSMSMIHPSPNPMMSPSLSGPPLNPAGIGSSPSLLGPPPFPQFYDQQHLHQHPQSFGLHGRPEYDQSSKSFKGLSGPLPSDVAMELSNVLNSLNGTKESIKGAKLWFMQRAPFAPALTETLRDRVFALDDVERQLHIIYLANDILFDSLNRRTSVHDLDNEALAFKPVLGAMLARIYHNPQSNEEYRKRLQQMVEFWASKEVYDQETISLMKGEMIGGPQTNSFPAIAKDLSSASADSGILQTPSHLIPQWQTDRISSGSIVLDQDRPDKLMGQSMAAQQFLSNSAPPSVFPGSMSIPSSVQPTNQPPGAHLLPPPSSGTGEQLPPYPLFPPGLIPGMVRKMQIGSGVPYSPMSPLDIPTMIPPSTVPPSEILQRVSKFFKEIGEVNPSEGPMNSESRDEDDEYDGEYERESQVRKGGACIPPPPNLQQIDPETGTYADGSVDRKPGSSGSGRLGLGATADPNEVSQYDDVYSSYRKQRSTNYHTSMSARATVK; encoded by the exons ATGGAACGTCCAAATCATGATTATGCAGCTGCGTCTGCTATGGCATATGCTCAGCAACAACGACCGGCTGCTAATATGCAGCAACAGCAGCAGTTTGGATTTCATCCTCAACATCAACAGTTTCCTTCGGCAATGCACGCCCCACCTTTTATACCCCCAGGTCCCGGTGCTGCACACCCCTCTATGCAGCAGTTTCCATTTCATCATGCAATGCAGCAGCAACAGCAACTTCAGCAGTTGCACCATCATGGTCCTCCTCCACCTCATCTTCTTCTCCAGCAACAGCAGCAGCACCAAGCACCGCCTGCGTTCCCTTCTCATTATCCTCCTCATCTTGCTCCATCACCGTTTTTTGACTCTGCTCCACCCCCAGTTGCTCCTCCTTCTGATCCTGAGCTTCACAAGAGAATTGACAAACTTGTTGAGTATGCGGTGAAAAATGGGCCTGAATTTGAAGCCATGATTTGTGAAAAGCAACGAGATAATCCTTCTTATAGTTTTCTCTTTGGCGGGGAGGGCAATGCTTACTACCGTTTTAAGCTTTGGTTATCATCTCGACCCCCGAATGGTCCATTCAACCAACCATTTCCACCGTCTTCCATGTCAATGATCCATCCCTCACCAAATCCAATGATGAGCCCATCTCTTAGTGGTCCTCCACTGAATCCAGCTGGAATTGGATCTTCACCTTCATTGCTAGGCCCGCCTCCTTTCCCACAGTTCTATGATCAACAACACCTCCATCAACATCCTCAGTCTTTTGGGCTTCATGGTCGACCTGAGTATGATCAGTCATCTAAGTCTTTCAAAGGGCTCTCTGGACCACTTCCATCTGATGTTGCAATGGAACTGAGTAATGTTCTTAACAGTTTGAATGGTACAAAAGAATCCATTAAAGGTGCCAAACTTTGGTTCATGCAGAGAGCTCCATTTGCACCAGCTCTAACTGAGACTCTTCGAGATAGGGTATTTGCATTGGATGACGTTGAGAGACAGTTACATATAATATACCTTGCAAACGACATTCTTTTTGACAG CTTAAATCGGAGGACCAGCGTTCATGACCTGGACAATGAGGCCCTTGCGTTTAAACCTGTTTTAGGCGCTATGCTCGCAAGAATTTATCATAATCCACAAAGTAATGAAGAATATAGGAAAAGATTGCAGCAGATGGTGGAGTTCTGGGCTTCTAAAGAGGTATATGATCAAGAGACTATATCTTTAATGAAGGGTGAGATGATTGGTGGGCCACAGACAAATTCTTTTCCTGCAATAGCAAAGGACTTATCCTCTGCTTCAGCAGATTCAG GAATACTTCAGACTCCAAGCCATCTTATCCCGCAGTGGCAAACTGATAGAATAAGCTCCGGTTCAATTGTCTTAGATCAAGATCGTCCTGATAAACTTATGGGGCAATCCATGGCAGCTCAGCAATTTCTTTCAAATTCTGCTCCTCCCAGTGTCTTTCCAGGGTCCATGAGTATACCATCTTCTGTTCAACCAACTAATCAACCTCCTGGAGCACATTTATTGCCTCCTCCATCTTCCGGAACAGGCGAACAATTACCTCCGTATCCACTGTTCCCGCCTGGCCTCATTCCTGGAATGGTTAGAAAGATGCAGATTGGTAGTGGTGTCCCTTATTCTCCTATGAGCCCTTTGGATATCCCAACTATGATACCACCGTCAACTGTACCACCATCAGAAATTCTTCAAAGAGTGtccaaattttttaaagaaattggaGAGGTAAATCCTTCTGAGGGTCCTATGAATTCTGAATCAagagatgaagatgatgaatacGATGGAGAATATGAGAGAGAATCTCAAGTGCGAAAGGGAGGTGCTTGCATACCTCCACCCCCAAACTTGCAGCAGATTGATCCAGAGACAGGGACCTATGCCGACGGGAGTGTAGATCGGAAGCCAGGATCAAGTGGCTCGGGAAGGTTGGGACTTGGCGCCACGGCGGATCCAAATGAGGTGAGTCAGTATGATGATGTATATTCATCTTACAGGAAGCAAAGAAGCACAAATTATCATACATCAATGAGTGCTAGAGCAACAGTGAAATGA
- the LOC123890259 gene encoding 40S ribosomal protein S5, with amino-acid sequence MAETVPAVVAAEVDPNLIEVKLFNKWSFEDVQVSDTSLEDYIGVLASKHATYVPHTAGRYSKKRFRKAQCPIIERLTNSLMMHGRNNGKKLMAVKIIKHAMEIIHLLTDQNPIQVIVDAVVNSGPREDATRIGSAGVVRRQAVDISPLRRVNQAIYLLTTGAREAAFRNIKTVAECLADELINAAKGSSNSYAIKKKDEIERVAKANR; translated from the exons ATGGCTGAAACCGTCCCTGCTGTCGTCGCCGCCGAAGTTGATCCCAATCTTATCGAGGTCAAGCTCTTCAACAAATGGAGCTTCGAGGATGTTCAG gttAGTGATACTTCTCTTGAGGACTACATTGGAGTGTTGGCATCGAAGCATGCAACTTATGTTCCTCACACTGCTGGGAGGTACTCGAAGAAGAGATTCAGAAAGGCTCAGTGTCCCATCATCGAGAGGCTGACAAACTCTCTCATGATGCACGGGAGAAACAATGGAAAGAAACTCATGGCTGTTAAGATTATTAAGCATGCTATGGAGATCATTCACTTGCTAACTGACCAGAACCCAATTCAAGTTATTGTTGATGCTGTTGTCAACAG TGGTCCCAGAGAAGATGCAACTAGAATTGGATCTGCTGGAGTTGTTAGGAGGCAAGCTGTGGATATCTCACCCCTCCGCAGGGTTAACCAGGCCATCTATCTTCTAACAACCGGTGCCCGTGAAGCTGCATTCAGGAACATCAAGACAGTTGCCGAATGCTTAGCTGATGAACTTATTAATGCTGCTAAAGGTTCTTCCAACAG CTATGCAATCAAGAAAAAGGATGAGATAGAGAGAGTTGCCAAGGCAAATCGTTAA